The genomic DNA GTGCGCTCGAGCTCGTGGAGCGCCTTGGTGACGAGGATGGCCCCGCTGGCGCCGAGAGGGTGGCCCAGGGCGATGGCGCCGCCGTTGGGGTTGACGGTGGCGTCGTCGGGCTGGAGCTCACGTTCCCACGCCAGCACCACCGAGGCGAAGGCCTCGTTGATCTCGGTGAGGTCGATGTCGCCGATGGTCATGCCGTTGCGCTCGAGGAGGTGGTGGGTGGCGTCGATGGGGCCGGTGAGCATGAGGACCGGATCGGTGCCCACCAGGCAGGTGTCGACCACCCGGGCCCGCGGCGTGAGGCCGAGGGCCTCGGCCTTCGCCCGGGTCATGATCAGGACGGCGCCGGCGCCGTCGGAGATCTGTGAGGCGCTTCCGGCGGTGTGCACGCCGTCCTCGCGGGCCACCGGCTTGAGGTTGGCGAGGCTCTCCATGGTGGTCTCGCGGAGGCCCTCGTCGCGCTCGACGCGGTGGGTGGTACCGGTGGGCTTGCCGTCCTCGCCGAGGTCGGGAGCGTCGATGGGCACGATCTGGGTGCCGTAGCGGTCCTCGGCCCAGGCCGCGGCCGCACGCGCCTGTGACGAGACGCCGAGTCCGTCGGTCTCCTCGCGGGTGATGCCCCACTTGTCGGCGATGCGCTCGGCGGCCTCGAACTGGGTGGTGAACTCGTACTGCGGGAAGTACGACTTGGGGATGGCCTTGCCCACGCCCGAGCCCATGCTCGAGCCCATGGGGACCCGGCTCATCACCTCGACGCCGCAGGCGACGGCCACGTCGACGACACCCGAGCCGACCAGGCTGGTGGCCAGGTTGGTGGCCTGCTGCGACGAGCCGCACTGGCTGTCGACCGTGGTGGCGGCCACCGAGACGGGCAACCCGG from Acidimicrobiales bacterium includes the following:
- a CDS encoding steroid 3-ketoacyl-CoA thiolase; amino-acid sequence: MTGAPNEVVIVEAVRSPIGRRGGGLSTMHSADLLAAVQRELIDRSGIDPSEVGQVIGGCVSQVGQQAFNVARTAWLTAGLPVSVAATTVDSQCGSSQQATNLATSLVGSGVVDVAVACGVEVMSRVPMGSSMGSGVGKAIPKSYFPQYEFTTQFEAAERIADKWGITREETDGLGVSSQARAAAAWAEDRYGTQIVPIDAPDLGEDGKPTGTTHRVERDEGLRETTMESLANLKPVAREDGVHTAGSASQISDGAGAVLIMTRAKAEALGLTPRARVVDTCLVGTDPVLMLTGPIDATHHLLERNGMTIGDIDLTEINEAFASVVLAWERELQPDDATVNPNGGAIALGHPLGASGAILVTKALHELERTDKSTALVTMCCGGGLGTGTILERI